From one Paenibacillus sp. FSL K6-1330 genomic stretch:
- a CDS encoding bifunctional aldolase/short-chain dehydrogenase: MVQSLWEQSKAQQAQHTLDELVYRSNLIGSDRRVCNWGGGNTSSKTTIQDFRGKDIEVMYVKGSGSDLATMKSGNFTGLRMEDIRPLFERDSMSDEEMVAYLGHCMVDAKHPRASIETLLHAFLPFQHVDHTHPDAIISLCCAHNGKELAREIFGDRFVWVPYVRPGFTLSKMIAEGVLANPKAELVLMEKHGLVTWGDTSEACYAQTIRIISEAEAFIEARVDNDKLFGGRKHTPLASEVRRSIAAKVMPAVRGAVSDVKKMILSFDDQDDVLDFVGGADSPKLSQVGAACPDHLVHTKVVPLFIDWTPDAEDVEGLKAKLIDGIAAYKEQYKAYFERNHHEGDVMFEAAPRVILIPGIGMINTGKSWAMSQVSGALYHRAIAVMRGATALGNFVSLSENESYNVEYWPLELYKLSLAPAEAEFSRQIAFITGGAGGIGSATARRLVAEGAHVVLADLNLEGAQQVAEEINAKHGENRAFAVKMDVTDEEAVKRAYRETSITYGGVDIIVNNAGLATSSPFDETSLKEWNLNMNVLGTGYFLVAREAFSLMKTQGVGGSMVFVGSKNSVYAGKNVTAYSSVKALEAHLARCIAAEGGEYGIRVNTILPDAILQGSAIWNSNWRNERAAAYGIEPDQLEEHYRKRTTLLVNIYPQDIAEGIAYFASSRSSKTTGCMLTIDGGVPAAFTR; encoded by the coding sequence ATGGTTCAAAGCTTATGGGAACAGTCAAAGGCACAGCAGGCACAACATACATTGGATGAGCTCGTCTACCGTTCGAATTTGATCGGTTCCGACCGGCGCGTATGCAACTGGGGCGGCGGCAACACATCCAGCAAAACAACGATTCAGGATTTTCGCGGCAAAGACATAGAGGTTATGTACGTGAAAGGCAGCGGTTCCGATCTGGCTACCATGAAATCGGGCAATTTCACAGGCTTGCGCATGGAGGATATTCGGCCGTTATTCGAAAGGGATTCGATGTCGGATGAGGAAATGGTGGCTTATCTGGGGCATTGCATGGTCGATGCGAAACACCCGCGCGCATCCATTGAAACGCTGCTGCATGCGTTCTTGCCGTTTCAGCATGTGGACCATACCCACCCGGATGCCATTATCAGCTTATGCTGCGCCCATAACGGCAAAGAATTAGCACGGGAGATCTTTGGCGACCGATTTGTGTGGGTTCCTTACGTTCGTCCCGGATTTACCTTGTCGAAGATGATTGCCGAAGGGGTGTTGGCTAATCCGAAGGCCGAGCTGGTATTGATGGAGAAGCATGGGCTTGTCACATGGGGCGATACATCGGAAGCCTGTTACGCGCAAACGATTCGTATCATTAGTGAAGCGGAAGCTTTCATCGAAGCTCGAGTAGATAACGACAAGCTGTTCGGCGGCCGGAAGCATACACCGCTTGCATCGGAAGTGCGTCGCAGCATCGCTGCCAAAGTGATGCCTGCTGTTCGCGGCGCCGTCAGCGACGTGAAGAAAATGATCCTCTCCTTCGACGATCAAGATGATGTACTGGACTTTGTCGGCGGTGCCGATTCGCCGAAGCTGTCCCAGGTAGGCGCAGCTTGCCCCGATCATCTGGTTCATACCAAGGTAGTTCCTCTCTTCATCGACTGGACACCTGACGCCGAAGATGTGGAAGGTCTTAAGGCAAAGCTTATCGATGGGATTGCTGCTTACAAAGAGCAGTATAAAGCTTATTTTGAACGCAACCATCATGAAGGGGACGTCATGTTCGAGGCGGCTCCGCGCGTCATTCTTATTCCTGGCATCGGAATGATCAACACGGGCAAGAGCTGGGCGATGTCGCAAGTCAGCGGCGCCCTGTATCATCGGGCGATTGCGGTCATGCGCGGTGCGACGGCCCTGGGCAATTTTGTATCCCTGAGTGAAAATGAATCCTACAACGTGGAGTATTGGCCGCTTGAGTTGTATAAATTGAGTCTTGCACCGGCTGAGGCGGAGTTTTCCCGCCAGATCGCTTTTATTACCGGGGGAGCAGGCGGTATCGGAAGTGCCACAGCCCGCAGGCTAGTAGCAGAAGGTGCGCATGTCGTTTTGGCGGATTTGAACCTGGAAGGGGCGCAGCAGGTTGCCGAGGAGATCAACGCAAAACACGGGGAGAATCGGGCATTTGCTGTTAAGATGGATGTAACCGACGAAGAGGCGGTGAAGCGCGCCTATCGAGAAACTTCCATCACTTATGGCGGTGTTGATATTATCGTCAACAATGCGGGCCTTGCAACATCCAGCCCGTTTGACGAGACATCGTTGAAGGAATGGAACCTGAACATGAACGTGCTGGGCACAGGTTATTTCCTGGTTGCGCGGGAAGCCTTCTCGTTGATGAAGACACAGGGCGTTGGCGGAAGCATGGTGTTTGTCGGATCGAAGAATTCCGTCTATGCCGGCAAGAACGTGACCGCATACAGCTCTGTAAAAGCACTGGAGGCTCATCTGGCGCGCTGCATTGCTGCTGAAGGCGGAGAATACGGCATTCGAGTCAACACCATTCTGCCGGACGCCATTCTGCAAGGTTCCGCGATCTGGAATTCGAACTGGAGAAACGAGCGGGCAGCAGCTTACGGGATTGAACCCGATCAGCTGGAAGAGCATTATCGTAAACGCACAACGCTTCTTGTCAACATCTATCCGCAGGATATTGCCGAAGGCATCGCTTACTTTGCATCATCAAGATCTTCGAAGACGACCGGCTGCATGCTGACGATTGACGGCGGAGTACCTGCTGCATTTACTCGTTAA
- a CDS encoding DUF4176 domain-containing protein: protein MGWTKAGDEASVNLTADSNIFFNHKDISEIVFMGYVNEDEIAFRDALMEGIAKADQMAAAGSDPSLDCNLAAFV, encoded by the coding sequence CTGGGCTGGACTAAAGCCGGGGATGAAGCAAGTGTTAATCTTACCGCAGATTCAAATATCTTTTTCAACCATAAGGACATTTCGGAAATTGTATTTATGGGTTATGTCAATGAGGATGAAATCGCCTTTCGTGATGCCTTAATGGAAGGAATTGCGAAGGCGGATCAAATGGCAGCCGCAGGCTCAGACCCATCTTTAGATTGTAATTTAGCAGCTTTTGTCTAG